A region of Kineococcus rhizosphaerae DNA encodes the following proteins:
- the tsaB gene encoding tRNA (adenosine(37)-N6)-threonylcarbamoyltransferase complex dimerization subunit type 1 TsaB — MLLLALDTATDGVAVALHDGERVLAATRAGTARSHNEVLVPTVAAVLAEAGRERTDVTDVAVGVGPGPYTGLRVGLVTARTLALAWGARVHGVCSLDAIAAQAVAAGLSGEFLVATDARRREVHTARYVADGHGVRRTAGPDVVAPADVHPDVPVVGAGTRLHPDLLGGVREPFDVDGAALAQLVVDALAGRGTWELLPPEPLYLRRPDATEPGARKRVTA, encoded by the coding sequence GTGCTGCTGCTCGCCCTGGACACCGCGACCGACGGCGTGGCCGTCGCCCTCCACGACGGCGAGCGGGTCCTCGCCGCGACCCGCGCCGGGACCGCGCGCAGCCACAACGAGGTCCTCGTGCCCACCGTCGCCGCGGTGCTGGCCGAGGCCGGGCGCGAGCGCACCGACGTCACCGACGTCGCCGTCGGCGTCGGACCGGGCCCGTACACGGGCCTGCGCGTGGGCCTGGTGACGGCCCGCACGCTCGCGCTGGCCTGGGGCGCGCGGGTCCACGGGGTCTGCTCCCTGGACGCGATCGCCGCGCAGGCCGTCGCCGCCGGGCTGAGCGGGGAGTTCCTCGTGGCCACCGACGCGCGCCGGCGCGAGGTCCACACCGCCCGGTACGTCGCCGACGGGCACGGGGTGCGCCGCACGGCCGGTCCCGACGTCGTGGCCCCCGCCGACGTGCACCCCGACGTGCCCGTCGTGGGCGCGGGCACGCGGCTGCACCCCGACCTGCTCGGCGGGGTGCGCGAACCCTTCGACGTCGACGGGGCGGCCCTGGCCCAGCTCGTCGTGGACGCCCTCGCCGGGCGGGGGACCTGGGAACTGCTCCCGCCCGAGCCGCTGTACCTGCGCCGTCCCGACGCGACGGAGCCGGGAGCGCGCAAACGCGTCACGGCGTGA
- the tsaE gene encoding tRNA (adenosine(37)-N6)-threonylcarbamoyltransferase complex ATPase subunit type 1 TsaE, protein MTELELATPQETAAFGERVGRLLRAGDLVVLAGDLGAGKTTFTRGLADGLGVRGPVTSPTFVIAREHPSLVGGPVLVHVDAYRLGSLAEVDDLDLDTTADEAVTVVEWGRGLVEDLAGPRLEIELLRPHGAVDVEGDAPVEPRRVRVRGVGPRWDGVEFS, encoded by the coding sequence GTGACCGAGCTCGAACTGGCCACCCCGCAGGAGACCGCGGCGTTCGGCGAACGCGTCGGCCGGTTGCTGCGCGCGGGCGACCTCGTGGTCCTCGCGGGCGACCTCGGCGCCGGCAAGACGACGTTCACCCGCGGCCTGGCCGACGGCCTCGGGGTCCGCGGTCCCGTGACGTCCCCGACGTTCGTCATCGCCCGCGAGCACCCCTCCCTGGTGGGCGGGCCCGTCCTCGTCCACGTGGACGCCTACCGCCTCGGGTCCCTGGCCGAGGTCGACGACCTCGACCTCGACACCACGGCCGACGAGGCCGTCACGGTGGTGGAGTGGGGCCGCGGGCTCGTCGAGGACCTCGCCGGGCCGCGGCTGGAGATCGAGCTCCTGCGCCCGCACGGGGCCGTCGACGTCGAGGGGGACGCGCCGGTGGAACCGCGCCGCGTCCGGGTCCGGGGGGTCGGACCGCGCTGGGACGGGGTCGAGTTCTCGTGA
- a CDS encoding TetR/AcrR family transcriptional regulator — protein sequence MAHPPSNPTSLVERKRRLVQQRIVDAADELFAEKGFENVSVTDIAARADVGRTTFFRYFGDKTEVVFAREREVLDAVAELLARGPGPARDATEAVERLRPVVLDVCARVTSDPHEHERHGRLLALHPELQARDALKAQQMADLLADALVREGTDEASAVLAAQVALACYRTGRRRAATAGALVEETRAAFEAALRLGRA from the coding sequence GTGGCCCACCCCCCGTCGAACCCCACCTCCCTCGTGGAGCGCAAGCGGCGCCTCGTCCAGCAGCGCATCGTCGACGCCGCCGACGAACTGTTCGCCGAGAAGGGTTTCGAGAACGTCTCGGTGACCGACATCGCCGCGCGCGCCGACGTCGGGCGCACCACGTTCTTCCGCTACTTCGGCGACAAGACGGAGGTCGTCTTCGCCCGCGAGCGCGAGGTCCTCGACGCGGTCGCGGAACTCCTGGCCCGCGGGCCCGGACCCGCCCGCGACGCCACCGAGGCCGTCGAACGGCTGCGCCCCGTGGTGCTCGACGTCTGCGCGCGCGTCACGTCAGACCCCCACGAGCACGAGCGCCACGGCCGGCTCCTCGCCCTGCACCCCGAACTGCAGGCGCGGGACGCGCTCAAGGCGCAGCAGATGGCCGACCTGCTCGCCGACGCCCTCGTGCGCGAGGGCACGGACGAGGCGTCCGCCGTGCTCGCCGCCCAGGTCGCCCTGGCCTGCTACCGGACCGGCCGGCGTCGCGCCGCCACGGCGGGCGCCCTGGTCGAGGAGACGCGGGCCGCCTTCGAGGCCGCCCTCCGGCTCGGCCGCGCCTGA
- the glmS gene encoding glutamine--fructose-6-phosphate transaminase (isomerizing) encodes MCGIVGYVGTAQLGTDVVLEGLRRLEYRGYDSAGIAVVTPDGVDTRKKAGKLANLVEVLDADPLPQAATAIGHTRWATHGGPTDANAHPHVGVGGELAVIHNGIVENFATLRAELLAAGVEFASETDTEVVAHLLARAYAGDLTEAMRAVCLRLEGAFTLLAVHADAPDTIVGARRNSPLVVGLGEGANYLGSDVAAFIASTREALELGQDQIVTITPTSVAVIGFDGAPVEGRRFHVDWDAAAAEKGGYPSFMAKEIHDQPQAIADTLLGRVDAGGRLQLDEMKIGEAELRSIDKIVVVACGTAAYAGQVAKYAIEHWCRVPVEVELAHEFRYRDPVVSERTLVVAISQSGETMDTIMAVRHAREQGAKVLAICNTNGSTIPRESDAVLYTHAGPEIAVASTKAFLAQITACYLLGLFLAQLRGNKFADEVAEVLAQLHEIPGQVRQVLDGLEQVREIARYMADTRSVLFLGRHVGYPVAMEGALKLKELAYIHAEGFAAGELKHGPIALVEPGQPVFVVVPSPRGRDSLHSKVVSNIQEVRARGARTLVIAEQGDTAVEPFADVVIRIPRTSTLLSPLLAVVPLQVFACELATAKGLDVDQPRNLAKSVTVE; translated from the coding sequence ATGTGCGGAATCGTCGGGTACGTGGGGACCGCCCAGCTGGGCACTGACGTGGTGCTGGAGGGGCTGCGGCGACTGGAGTACCGGGGGTACGACTCGGCGGGCATCGCCGTCGTCACGCCCGACGGGGTGGACACCCGCAAGAAGGCCGGCAAGCTCGCCAACCTCGTCGAGGTCCTGGACGCCGACCCGCTGCCGCAGGCGGCCACGGCCATCGGCCACACCCGGTGGGCCACCCACGGGGGGCCGACGGACGCCAACGCGCACCCGCACGTCGGGGTCGGCGGCGAGCTCGCCGTCATCCACAACGGGATCGTCGAGAACTTCGCGACGCTGCGCGCCGAGCTGCTCGCCGCCGGGGTCGAGTTCGCCAGCGAGACCGACACCGAGGTCGTCGCGCACCTGCTGGCCCGCGCGTACGCGGGTGACCTGACCGAGGCCATGCGCGCCGTCTGCCTGCGCCTGGAGGGCGCCTTCACGCTGCTGGCCGTGCACGCCGACGCCCCCGACACGATCGTCGGCGCCCGGCGCAACTCCCCGCTCGTCGTGGGCCTGGGCGAGGGCGCGAACTACCTCGGCTCCGACGTCGCCGCGTTCATCGCCTCCACCCGCGAGGCCCTCGAACTGGGCCAGGACCAGATCGTCACCATCACCCCGACGTCGGTGGCCGTCATCGGCTTCGACGGCGCCCCCGTCGAGGGCCGCCGCTTCCACGTCGACTGGGACGCCGCGGCCGCCGAGAAGGGCGGGTACCCGTCCTTCATGGCCAAGGAGATCCACGACCAGCCGCAGGCCATCGCCGACACCCTGCTGGGCCGCGTCGACGCGGGCGGGCGGTTGCAGCTGGACGAGATGAAGATCGGCGAGGCCGAGCTGCGCAGCATCGACAAGATCGTCGTCGTCGCGTGCGGGACGGCCGCGTACGCCGGGCAGGTCGCCAAGTACGCCATCGAGCACTGGTGCCGGGTCCCCGTCGAGGTCGAGCTCGCCCACGAGTTCCGCTACCGCGACCCCGTCGTCTCCGAGCGCACGCTCGTCGTCGCGATCTCCCAGTCGGGGGAGACGATGGACACGATCATGGCCGTCCGGCACGCCCGTGAGCAGGGCGCGAAGGTCCTGGCGATCTGCAACACCAACGGCTCGACGATCCCGCGCGAGTCCGACGCGGTGCTCTACACCCACGCCGGGCCGGAGATCGCGGTCGCCTCGACCAAGGCGTTCCTCGCCCAGATCACCGCCTGCTACCTGCTCGGGCTGTTCCTGGCCCAGCTGCGCGGCAACAAGTTCGCCGACGAGGTGGCCGAGGTCCTCGCGCAGCTGCACGAGATCCCCGGGCAGGTCCGGCAGGTCCTCGACGGCCTCGAGCAGGTCCGCGAGATCGCCCGGTACATGGCCGACACCCGCTCGGTGCTGTTCCTGGGCCGGCACGTCGGCTACCCCGTCGCGATGGAGGGGGCGCTGAAGCTGAAGGAACTCGCCTACATCCACGCCGAGGGTTTCGCGGCCGGGGAGCTCAAGCACGGCCCCATCGCGCTCGTCGAACCCGGCCAGCCCGTCTTCGTGGTCGTGCCCAGCCCGCGCGGGCGCGACTCGCTGCACTCCAAGGTCGTCTCGAACATCCAGGAGGTCCGCGCCCGCGGTGCCCGGACCCTCGTCATCGCCGAGCAGGGCGACACCGCGGTGGAACCCTTCGCCGACGTCGTCATCCGCATCCCGCGGACCTCGACCCTGCTGTCCCCGCTGCTGGCCGTCGTGCCGCTGCAGGTGTTCGCGTGCGAGCTCGCCACGGCCAAGGGCCTCGACGTCGACCAGCCCCGCAACCTCGCGAAGTCCGTCACCGTGGAGTGA
- a CDS encoding alpha/beta fold hydrolase, with protein sequence MRPALRVRRHPRDVRRDVRREELHPLTGEAVDVVTDDGARLHVEVDAPDRPGGPAVVFCHGYALTADSWHFQRLALRGRYRLVLPDQRGHGRSGRGPAGPVTVARLADDLGQVLDAVVPDGPFVLVGHSLGGMTVMELAARRPDLLPRLQAVALVATSAGGMAAVDHGLPLLGHHLVHWAELALERVQRNTDEGRYEVLERSRRAGAELEQRLVRHWNFAGPVAPELVRLTARMLAGTPVDVIADLLPAFGTLDETAALAGLSGRPVLVLAAERDLMTPAAHGREIADAIPGAEHVLVRGAGHLLMLEHPSVVTARLERLLSRAGTEAGHVPDEVVVPLPHRTRRRTR encoded by the coding sequence GTGAGGCCCGCGCTGCGGGTGCGCCGGCACCCCCGCGACGTGCGCCGCGACGTGCGCCGCGAGGAGCTGCACCCGCTGACGGGCGAGGCCGTGGACGTCGTCACCGACGACGGCGCCCGGCTGCACGTCGAGGTCGACGCCCCCGACCGCCCGGGCGGTCCCGCGGTCGTCTTCTGCCACGGGTACGCCCTGACCGCCGACTCCTGGCACTTCCAGCGCCTCGCGCTGCGCGGGCGGTACCGGCTCGTGCTGCCCGACCAGCGCGGCCACGGACGCTCCGGGCGCGGCCCCGCCGGGCCCGTCACCGTGGCCCGTCTCGCCGACGACCTCGGGCAGGTCCTCGACGCCGTGGTCCCCGACGGCCCGTTCGTCCTCGTCGGGCACTCCCTGGGCGGCATGACCGTCATGGAGCTCGCCGCGCGCCGCCCCGACCTGCTGCCGCGGCTGCAGGCCGTGGCCCTCGTCGCGACGAGCGCCGGGGGGATGGCCGCCGTCGACCACGGCCTGCCGCTGCTCGGCCACCACCTCGTGCACTGGGCCGAACTCGCCCTCGAACGCGTCCAGCGCAACACCGACGAGGGTCGCTACGAGGTCCTCGAACGGTCCCGGCGCGCGGGCGCCGAGCTCGAGCAGCGCCTCGTCCGGCACTGGAACTTCGCCGGTCCCGTCGCCCCCGAGCTCGTCCGGCTCACCGCCAGGATGCTGGCCGGCACCCCCGTCGACGTCATCGCCGACCTGCTGCCCGCCTTCGGCACCCTCGACGAGACCGCGGCGCTCGCGGGGCTGTCCGGGCGGCCCGTGCTCGTCCTGGCCGCCGAGCGCGACCTCATGACCCCCGCCGCGCACGGCCGCGAGATCGCCGACGCGATCCCGGGCGCCGAGCACGTCCTCGTGCGCGGCGCCGGGCACCTGCTCATGCTCGAGCACCCGTCCGTCGTCACCGCCCGGCTCGAACGCCTGCTGTCGCGGGCGGGGACGGAGGCCGGGCACGTGCCCGACGAGGTCGTCGTGCCCCTGCCGCACCGCACCCGACGGAGGACCCGGTGA
- a CDS encoding NAD(P)H-hydrate epimerase translates to MISAHTVETVRAAEEVAKAALPAGTLMQRAAAALDVVCADLLRDTTGGVAGRTVVVLAGPGDNGGDALLAAARLARRGAAVTALLTSGRVHTEALAAARRAGARSRPWRPGDESTCAAADLVLDGIAGIGGRGGLRPAVEGLSALDGPVVVAVDLPSGLDADTGAVTGEVMAADVTVTFGTAKPVHLLAPAAARCGQLLVVDLGLDLPAPAVERVEPGDVAARWRRPAPTDDKYSRGVVGVVAGGPDYTGAAVLAVEAAVRAGAGMVRYVGPAHPTELVRQRRPEAVAGPGRVQAWVLGPGVSPDDPEQQARIRDALASGEPAVVDAGALHDLPDGLGPHHVLTPHAGELARLLGVERSAVEADPLTFARRAHAETGATVLLKGSVTTIVGDRVLTAASATDWLSTAGAGDVLAGVLGAALAGRPHDDPAVVAADAAVLHGRAAALASAGGPLAALDVADAVPAALTSLPGWAERGRVPSKGAPTS, encoded by the coding sequence GTGATCAGCGCCCACACCGTCGAGACCGTGCGCGCGGCCGAGGAGGTCGCGAAGGCGGCGCTGCCGGCCGGCACGCTCATGCAGCGGGCCGCCGCGGCCCTCGACGTCGTCTGCGCGGACCTGCTGCGGGACACCACCGGCGGCGTCGCCGGGCGGACGGTCGTGGTCCTCGCCGGCCCCGGCGACAACGGCGGCGACGCCCTCCTCGCGGCCGCCCGGCTGGCGCGGCGCGGCGCGGCCGTCACGGCGCTGCTGACCTCCGGGCGGGTCCACACCGAGGCCCTCGCGGCGGCCCGGCGCGCCGGTGCGCGGTCCCGGCCGTGGCGCCCGGGGGACGAGTCGACGTGCGCCGCGGCGGACCTGGTGCTCGACGGGATCGCGGGCATCGGCGGCCGGGGCGGGCTGCGCCCGGCGGTCGAGGGGCTGTCGGCCCTCGACGGCCCCGTCGTCGTGGCCGTGGACCTGCCCTCCGGCCTCGACGCCGACACCGGGGCCGTGACCGGCGAGGTGATGGCCGCCGACGTCACCGTCACGTTCGGCACGGCCAAACCCGTGCACCTGCTCGCGCCCGCCGCGGCGCGCTGCGGGCAGCTCCTCGTCGTCGACCTCGGACTGGACCTGCCCGCCCCCGCCGTCGAGCGCGTCGAGCCCGGTGACGTGGCCGCCCGCTGGCGCCGCCCCGCGCCCACCGACGACAAGTACTCCCGCGGCGTCGTCGGGGTCGTCGCCGGCGGGCCCGACTACACCGGCGCCGCCGTCCTGGCCGTCGAGGCCGCCGTCCGCGCCGGCGCCGGGATGGTCCGCTACGTGGGCCCCGCCCACCCCACCGAACTCGTCCGCCAGCGCCGCCCGGAGGCCGTCGCGGGTCCCGGCCGCGTCCAGGCGTGGGTCCTCGGCCCGGGCGTCTCGCCCGACGACCCCGAGCAGCAGGCCCGCATCCGTGACGCCCTGGCCTCCGGCGAACCCGCCGTCGTCGACGCCGGGGCCCTGCACGACCTGCCCGACGGGCTCGGACCCCACCACGTCCTCACCCCGCACGCCGGCGAGCTCGCCCGCCTCCTGGGCGTCGAGCGGTCCGCCGTCGAGGCCGACCCGCTGACCTTCGCCCGCCGCGCACACGCCGAGACGGGTGCCACGGTGCTGCTCAAGGGGTCGGTGACCACCATCGTCGGCGACCGCGTCCTGACCGCCGCCTCCGCGACCGACTGGCTGTCCACCGCCGGCGCCGGCGACGTCCTGGCCGGGGTCCTCGGCGCGGCCCTCGCCGGGCGCCCCCACGACGACCCCGCGGTCGTCGCCGCCGACGCCGCCGTCCTGCACGGCCGGGCCGCCGCGCTCGCCTCCGCCGGTGGGCCTCTCGCCGCCCTCGACGTCGCCGACGCCGTCCCCGCGGCGCTGACGTCCCTGCCGGGGTGGGCCGAGCGGGGACGGGTACCGTCGAAGGGTGCCCCCACGTCCTGA
- the alr gene encoding alanine racemase, giving the protein MPPRPDVPAGLPAVALVDLDAVEHNVEVVRRAVGPAAVMAVVKADAYGHGLVPVARAALAGGATWLGVAHVHEALALRGAGVEADVLAWILTPGTDLLPAVRAGIDVSVSAVWALESLVAAARATGRCARVHLEVDTGMSRGGASPAEWPALLDAVAKHVDAGDVVVRGTWAHFASADVAGDPSVPAQLQAFEAALRTAREHGVDPGLRHHANSAAAFFVPQARYDLVRAGLAVYGLSPAPERATAAELGLRPAMTLAARLAHVRRVPAGAGVSYGLTYTAQADTTLGLVPVGYGDGVPRHASWDGRRSGEVLVAGARRRIAGRVCMDQVVVDLGDDAAEAGDLAVVFGPGEAGEATADDWAAAAGTISWEIVTRIGSRVPRVHTGRAAGRGA; this is encoded by the coding sequence GTGCCCCCACGTCCTGACGTCCCGGCCGGGCTGCCCGCCGTGGCCCTGGTCGACCTCGACGCCGTCGAGCACAACGTCGAGGTCGTCCGCCGCGCCGTGGGCCCCGCTGCGGTCATGGCCGTCGTCAAGGCCGACGCCTACGGCCACGGGCTCGTCCCCGTCGCCCGCGCCGCGCTCGCGGGCGGGGCCACCTGGCTCGGGGTCGCCCACGTCCACGAGGCCCTCGCCCTGCGCGGGGCCGGTGTCGAGGCCGACGTCCTCGCCTGGATCCTCACCCCCGGGACCGACCTCCTCCCCGCCGTGCGGGCCGGGATCGACGTCTCGGTGTCCGCCGTCTGGGCCCTGGAGAGCCTCGTCGCGGCGGCCCGCGCGACCGGCCGGTGCGCCCGCGTGCACCTGGAGGTCGACACCGGCATGTCGCGCGGCGGCGCCTCCCCGGCCGAGTGGCCCGCCCTGCTCGACGCCGTCGCCAAGCACGTCGACGCCGGCGACGTCGTCGTCCGCGGCACCTGGGCGCACTTCGCCAGCGCCGACGTCGCGGGCGACCCCTCGGTGCCCGCCCAGCTGCAGGCCTTCGAGGCCGCGCTGCGGACCGCCCGCGAGCACGGCGTCGACCCCGGCCTGCGCCACCACGCGAACTCCGCCGCGGCGTTCTTCGTCCCGCAGGCCCGTTACGACCTCGTGCGCGCGGGGCTGGCGGTCTACGGGCTCAGCCCCGCCCCCGAACGGGCCACGGCCGCCGAGCTCGGGCTGCGCCCGGCCATGACGCTCGCGGCGCGGCTGGCCCACGTCCGGCGCGTCCCGGCCGGCGCCGGCGTCTCCTACGGCCTGACGTACACCGCGCAGGCCGACACCACGCTCGGGCTCGTGCCCGTCGGCTACGGCGACGGCGTGCCCCGGCACGCGTCGTGGGACGGGCGGCGCTCCGGGGAGGTCCTCGTCGCCGGGGCCCGGCGGCGCATCGCCGGGCGGGTCTGCATGGACCAGGTCGTCGTCGACCTCGGCGACGACGCCGCCGAGGCCGGTGACCTCGCCGTCGTCTTCGGCCCGGGCGAGGCGGGGGAGGCCACGGCCGACGACTGGGCCGCGGCGGCCGGGACCATCTCCTGGGAGATCGTCACCCGCATCGGCTCCCGCGTCCCGCGCGTGCACACGGGCCGGGCGGCGGGGCGGGGCGCGTGA
- a CDS encoding holo-ACP synthase: MIIGIGIDVVDVARFKRQVERTPLLLERLFGDGERGLPPESLAARFAAKEAVAKSLGAPVGLVWRDVVVEREDGHRPEIVVKGSAREIAEGMGVATFHLSLSHDAGIATAMVVAEGE; encoded by the coding sequence ATGATCATCGGGATCGGCATCGACGTCGTCGACGTCGCGCGCTTCAAACGACAGGTCGAGCGCACACCGCTGCTGCTCGAACGGCTCTTCGGCGACGGCGAGCGCGGCCTGCCGCCGGAGTCGCTGGCCGCGCGGTTCGCGGCCAAGGAGGCCGTGGCCAAGTCCCTCGGCGCGCCCGTGGGACTCGTCTGGCGCGACGTCGTCGTCGAGCGCGAGGACGGCCACCGCCCCGAGATCGTCGTCAAGGGCAGCGCCCGGGAGATCGCCGAGGGCATGGGGGTGGCGACGTTCCACCTGTCCCTGTCGCACGACGCCGGCATCGCCACCGCCATGGTGGTCGCCGAGGGCGAGTAG
- a CDS encoding alpha/beta hydrolase, which yields MTLAERTPDERVRGFSRRHAGRPRTGVLVLHGFTATPLSVAGWAEEFHAAGFDVEVPLLPGHGTTVADCDRSTWDDWLSAAGAALDRLGNEVVLVAGISMGGCLALRLAELRPGRVHGLVLANPAVGLAPWKELVVATLGRVLPGWPAIAGDLNDPGAEVLAYDRTPLRALVSQSSGWRRTREDLALVHQPLLLLRSRVDHVVPALSSKLVLAGVSSDDVTEVVYANSFHELTSDRDAPAVFAASVRFARRLAHPSEPAR from the coding sequence GTGACGCTCGCCGAGCGCACTCCCGACGAGCGGGTGCGGGGCTTCTCCCGGCGGCACGCCGGACGGCCCCGCACGGGCGTCCTCGTGCTGCACGGCTTCACCGCGACCCCGCTGAGCGTGGCCGGGTGGGCCGAGGAGTTCCACGCCGCGGGGTTCGACGTCGAGGTCCCGCTGCTGCCCGGGCACGGGACGACGGTCGCGGACTGCGACCGCAGCACGTGGGACGACTGGCTGAGCGCGGCCGGGGCGGCGCTGGACCGGCTGGGCAACGAGGTCGTGCTCGTGGCCGGGATCTCCATGGGCGGGTGCCTGGCCCTGCGGCTGGCCGAGCTGCGCCCGGGACGCGTGCACGGCCTGGTGCTCGCGAACCCGGCCGTCGGCCTCGCGCCGTGGAAGGAGCTCGTGGTCGCGACCCTGGGCCGGGTCCTGCCCGGCTGGCCCGCCATCGCGGGCGACCTCAACGACCCGGGGGCCGAGGTGCTGGCCTACGACCGGACGCCGCTGCGCGCGCTCGTCTCGCAGTCCTCCGGGTGGCGGCGGACCCGGGAGGACCTGGCTCTGGTCCACCAGCCGCTGCTCCTGCTGCGCTCGCGCGTCGACCACGTGGTCCCCGCGCTGTCGTCGAAGCTGGTCCTCGCGGGCGTCTCCTCCGACGACGTCACGGAGGTGGTGTACGCCAACAGCTTCCACGAGCTGACGTCCGACCGCGACGCCCCCGCCGTGTTCGCCGCCTCCGTCCGCTTCGCCCGGCGCCTGGCCCACCCGTCGGAACCGGCACGTTGA
- a CDS encoding MFS transporter: MPATTPAAPSGTVLASAVSRATRRLMPMIVILYVVAFLDRTNVGFATEGLEVDRGISAAAYAFGAGVFFIGYAIFEIPSNLALQRFGAKLWLARIAITWGLVSASFAFVQGETSFIALRFLLGVTEAGLFPGIIMYLSEWFPNRDRVRLFAIFYLAQPFSQIIGSPLSGVLIDLGNASAGGVTGWQLMFAVEGALAVIAGVAAIFLLVDSPEKATFLSAPQKTALREAMAGEDELRRSDGPSGVWAAMRNGRVWYFTVIYFCLQIAVYGVTFNLPDQVSSLVGRDVGWQVGLIAAIPWTVGIFACYYVGKNAVTVARRRTWGAMLFVSTGIFVFGSAWAGANGFALLGILFITIAVSSFLSIGPITWSFPTAFLTGPAAAAGIGLINSLGNLGGFVAPNLREGIASATDSDALGIAALGVLPFLAAAMMLGTKRFRTSSDQLLVDVRGERALDRGDR; this comes from the coding sequence ATGCCAGCGACGACGCCGGCCGCACCGTCCGGAACCGTGCTTGCCTCGGCGGTCAGCCGCGCGACCCGGCGCCTGATGCCGATGATCGTGATCCTCTACGTGGTCGCGTTCCTGGACCGCACCAACGTGGGGTTCGCGACCGAGGGCCTGGAGGTGGACCGGGGGATCTCCGCCGCCGCGTACGCGTTCGGGGCCGGGGTGTTCTTCATCGGCTACGCGATCTTCGAGATCCCCAGCAACCTCGCCCTGCAGCGGTTCGGCGCCAAGCTGTGGCTGGCCCGCATCGCCATCACCTGGGGCCTGGTGTCGGCGTCCTTCGCCTTCGTGCAGGGCGAGACGTCGTTCATCGCCCTGCGCTTCCTGCTCGGAGTCACCGAGGCCGGGTTGTTCCCCGGCATCATCATGTACCTCTCGGAGTGGTTCCCCAACCGCGACCGCGTGCGGTTGTTCGCCATCTTCTACCTGGCCCAGCCGTTCTCCCAGATCATCGGTTCCCCGCTCTCGGGGGTCCTCATCGACCTGGGGAACGCCTCGGCCGGCGGCGTCACCGGGTGGCAGCTGATGTTCGCCGTGGAGGGCGCGCTGGCCGTGATCGCCGGCGTGGCCGCGATCTTCCTGCTGGTGGACTCCCCGGAGAAGGCGACGTTCCTGTCCGCGCCGCAGAAGACGGCCCTGCGCGAGGCGATGGCCGGGGAGGACGAGCTGCGCCGCAGCGACGGGCCCAGCGGGGTGTGGGCGGCCATGCGCAACGGGCGGGTCTGGTACTTCACCGTCATCTACTTCTGCCTGCAGATCGCGGTGTACGGGGTGACGTTCAACCTGCCGGACCAGGTGTCCAGCCTGGTGGGCCGCGACGTCGGCTGGCAGGTCGGGCTGATCGCCGCGATCCCGTGGACCGTCGGCATCTTCGCGTGCTACTACGTCGGGAAGAACGCGGTGACCGTGGCCCGTCGCCGCACCTGGGGCGCGATGCTGTTCGTCAGCACCGGGATCTTCGTCTTCGGTTCCGCGTGGGCCGGCGCCAACGGGTTCGCGCTGCTGGGCATCCTCTTCATCACGATCGCGGTGTCGTCGTTCCTGAGCATCGGCCCCATCACCTGGTCCTTCCCGACGGCCTTCCTCACCGGGCCGGCCGCCGCGGCCGGCATCGGCCTCATCAACTCCCTCGGCAACCTCGGCGGGTTCGTCGCCCCGAACCTGCGGGAGGGGATCGCCAGCGCCACCGACTCCGACGCGCTCGGGATCGCCGCGCTGGGCGTCCTGCCGTTCCTGGCTGCGGCGATGATGCTGGGCACCAAGCGGTTCCGCACCAGTTCCGACCAGCTGCTGGTCGACGTGCGGGGGGAACGCGCCCTCGACCGCGGGGACCGCTGA